Proteins encoded in a region of the Perognathus longimembris pacificus isolate PPM17 chromosome 11, ASM2315922v1, whole genome shotgun sequence genome:
- the LOC125359454 gene encoding olfactory receptor 2L13, which yields MEKWNQTSSDFILLGLLLPNRTGQLLLLLFILVFSLALFGNSAMIHLIRVDARLHTPMYFLLSQLSLMDLMYISTTVPKMAFNYLSGQKSISFMGCGVQSFFFLTMACSEGLLLASMAYDRYVAICHPLHYPIRMSKRMCVKMIIGSWMLGSINSLAHTVYALHIPYCRSRAINHFFCDVPAMLPLACMDTWVYEYMVFVSTSLFLLFPFLGITASYGRVLFAVSHMRSREGRKKAFTTCSTHLTVVTFYYAPFVYTYLRPRNLRSPAEDKILAVFYTILTPMLNPIIYSLRNKEVLGAMTRVFGTFSSTKK from the coding sequence atggaGAAATGGAATCAAACTTCAAGTGATTTCATTCTATTGGGATTGTTGCTTCCAAATCGAACTGGACAACTTCTCTTGCTCCTCTTCATCCTCGTGTTCTCTCTAGCATTGTTTGGTAACTCAGCAATGATACATCTTATCAGGGTGGATGCCCGACTCCACACTCCCATGTATTTTCTCCTCAGCCAGCTTTCACTCATGGACTTAATGTACATCTCTACTACTGTCCCAAAAATGGCATTCAACTATCTCTCAGGCCAAAAGAGTATCTCTTTTATGGGTTGTGGAGTACAAAGCTTTTTCTTCCTGACCATGGCATGTTCTGAAGGCTTACTTCTGGCCTCCATGGCCTATGATCGTtatgtggccatctgccaccCCCTCCACTATCCCATCCGCATGAGTAAAAGGATGTGTGTGAAGATGATCATAGGATCTTGGATGCTGGGCTCCATCAACTCCTTGGCACACACAGTCTATGCTCTTCACATTCCTTACTGCAGATCTAGGGCTATTAATCATTTCTTCTGTGATGTCCCAGCTATGTTACCTTTAGCCTGTATGGACACTTGGGTCTATGAGTACATGGTGTTTGTGAGCACAAGcctgtttctcctctttcctttccttggaaTCACTGCTTCCTATGGTCGGGTCCTTTTTGCTGTGTCCCATATGCGctcaagagagggaagaaaaaaggccTTTACCACCTGTTCAACACATTTAACCGTCGTGACCTTTTACTATGCACCTTTTGTCTACACTTACCTTCGGCCTAGGAATCTTCGCTCACCTGCAGAGGATAAGATTCTGGCTGTCTTCTATACCATTCTAACACCCATGCTCAACCCTATCATTTACAGCCTGAGGAATAAGGAAGTCCTGGGGGCCATGACAAGGGTGTTtgggactttctcttctacaAAAAAATGA